From one Gossypium hirsutum isolate 1008001.06 chromosome D08, Gossypium_hirsutum_v2.1, whole genome shotgun sequence genomic stretch:
- the LOC107917361 gene encoding thiamine pyrophosphokinase 1 isoform X2, with product MDLMHHSSTFLLPTIPLHHRPSLTYALVVLNQTLPRFAPLLWKHAQLRLCADGGANRVFDEMPLLFPEEDASDVRRRYKPDVINGDMDSIRKEVLDFYRSLLCILVAGALGGRYDHEMGNLNVLYCFSSLRIVLLSDDSLIYLLPRTHHHEIHIQTSVEGPHCGLIPIGVPSRSSTTTGLQWNLNNTEMRFGGLISSSNIVVGEKVTVQSDTDLLWTISIKKL from the exons ATGGACCTAATGCATCATTCTTCTACTTTTCTGCTCCCTACGATTCCCCTACACCACCGCCCTTCTCTAACGTACGCCCTTGTTGTTCTTAACCAAACCCTCCCCAGATTCGCCCCTTTGCTTTGGAAACACG CTCAGCTTCGTCTCTGTGCTGATGGTGGCGCCAACCGTGTGTTCGATGAAATGCCTCTGTTGTTCCCTGAGGAAGATGCTTCCGATGTTCGAcgcag ATACAAACCGGATGTAATTAACGGTGATATGGATTCAATACGAAAGGAAGTACTTGATTTTTATAGGAGCCTT CTTTGCATTCTTGTTGCCGGAGCACTTGGTGGACGATATGACCACGAGATGGGAAACCTAAACGTTCTATATTGTTTCTCCTCCTTGCGGATAGTCCTTTTGTCGGATGATAGTCTCATCTATCTTCTTCCTAGGACTCATCATCACGAGATTCATATTCAAACATCTGTTGAGGGCCCACACTGTGGACTCATCCCAATCGGGGTGCCATCGAGGAGTAGTACAACAACTGGGCTCCAGTGGAATCTGA ATAACACGGAGATGAGGTTTGGTGGTTTAATAAGCTCGTCGAATATAGTCGTAGGAGAGAAAGTCACAGTGCAATCAGATACTGATCTTCTTTGGACCATTTCCATTAAAAAGTTGTAG
- the LOC107917361 gene encoding thiamine pyrophosphokinase 1 isoform X1, translated as MDLMHHSSTFLLPTIPLHHRPSLTYALVVLNQTLPRFAPLLWKHAQLRLCADGGANRVFDEMPLLFPEEDASDVRRRYKPDVINGDMDSIRKEVLDFYRSLGTKIIDKSHDQDTTDLHKCITYIWDFAPDANKSSLCILVAGALGGRYDHEMGNLNVLYCFSSLRIVLLSDDSLIYLLPRTHHHEIHIQTSVEGPHCGLIPIGVPSRSSTTTGLQWNLNNTEMRFGGLISSSNIVVGEKVTVQSDTDLLWTISIKKL; from the exons ATGGACCTAATGCATCATTCTTCTACTTTTCTGCTCCCTACGATTCCCCTACACCACCGCCCTTCTCTAACGTACGCCCTTGTTGTTCTTAACCAAACCCTCCCCAGATTCGCCCCTTTGCTTTGGAAACACG CTCAGCTTCGTCTCTGTGCTGATGGTGGCGCCAACCGTGTGTTCGATGAAATGCCTCTGTTGTTCCCTGAGGAAGATGCTTCCGATGTTCGAcgcag ATACAAACCGGATGTAATTAACGGTGATATGGATTCAATACGAAAGGAAGTACTTGATTTTTATAGGAGCCTT GGAACGAAGATTATTGATAAATCCCATGATCAAGACACCACGGACCTACATAAATGTATAACATACATCTGGGACTTCGCTCCCGATGCGAATAAGTCTAGT CTTTGCATTCTTGTTGCCGGAGCACTTGGTGGACGATATGACCACGAGATGGGAAACCTAAACGTTCTATATTGTTTCTCCTCCTTGCGGATAGTCCTTTTGTCGGATGATAGTCTCATCTATCTTCTTCCTAGGACTCATCATCACGAGATTCATATTCAAACATCTGTTGAGGGCCCACACTGTGGACTCATCCCAATCGGGGTGCCATCGAGGAGTAGTACAACAACTGGGCTCCAGTGGAATCTGA ATAACACGGAGATGAGGTTTGGTGGTTTAATAAGCTCGTCGAATATAGTCGTAGGAGAGAAAGTCACAGTGCAATCAGATACTGATCTTCTTTGGACCATTTCCATTAAAAAGTTGTAG
- the LOC107917361 gene encoding thiamine pyrophosphokinase 1 isoform X3, which yields MPLLFPEEDASDVRRRYKPDVINGDMDSIRKEVLDFYRSLGTKIIDKSHDQDTTDLHKCITYIWDFAPDANKSSLCILVAGALGGRYDHEMGNLNVLYCFSSLRIVLLSDDSLIYLLPRTHHHEIHIQTSVEGPHCGLIPIGVPSRSSTTTGLQWNLNNTEMRFGGLISSSNIVVGEKVTVQSDTDLLWTISIKKL from the exons ATGCCTCTGTTGTTCCCTGAGGAAGATGCTTCCGATGTTCGAcgcag ATACAAACCGGATGTAATTAACGGTGATATGGATTCAATACGAAAGGAAGTACTTGATTTTTATAGGAGCCTT GGAACGAAGATTATTGATAAATCCCATGATCAAGACACCACGGACCTACATAAATGTATAACATACATCTGGGACTTCGCTCCCGATGCGAATAAGTCTAGT CTTTGCATTCTTGTTGCCGGAGCACTTGGTGGACGATATGACCACGAGATGGGAAACCTAAACGTTCTATATTGTTTCTCCTCCTTGCGGATAGTCCTTTTGTCGGATGATAGTCTCATCTATCTTCTTCCTAGGACTCATCATCACGAGATTCATATTCAAACATCTGTTGAGGGCCCACACTGTGGACTCATCCCAATCGGGGTGCCATCGAGGAGTAGTACAACAACTGGGCTCCAGTGGAATCTGA ATAACACGGAGATGAGGTTTGGTGGTTTAATAAGCTCGTCGAATATAGTCGTAGGAGAGAAAGTCACAGTGCAATCAGATACTGATCTTCTTTGGACCATTTCCATTAAAAAGTTGTAG